One genomic region from Anopheles bellator chromosome 2, idAnoBellAS_SP24_06.2, whole genome shotgun sequence encodes:
- the LOC131208015 gene encoding uncharacterized protein LOC131208015 — MFFRRVFSKNGSSSSSSAGEGVGGGAGHGMSVSVPTESPARYRRALNVENNHRVLSVLQLTPLWEYIIRNNELPVGLNMNELFREFLERLHDPEFQVRQHALRVLIDVIIVLRDETDVYFAPLLPPIIDNLGHPSPAVRKGALDVLKVYIAQTKLPETVMLEIMNYGMDRNPKDPLASRYIVGVMLALPSLIQPAILTAKRTFILRAVINALGGKMVQITYQEIALKILLKIKNAIGSREFYECISVAYRRDFDLLCNVYGLPNPPKSPRRDVTAGVPDGGGRELLAAGGKSWKPHPVPLSPKAQRWKSGSQGDLPRATAYDPPVGGGSRMHADYALTKSPSGQALLRRVSLDKLDDSSKVILETEIKINKESVTMRILEAGRDESGTGGHGISNSSEESDEDNVGSKRFGVVRVLTDSELEDSVTVKSIAAAGTPSSSSYYQPTDPLLQSASTDTDYVRRTPRRVRFGGEIVKMRTPDSDTFDQSDQDPSSMGGSQSSTNSSSFLTANLPSETISSPARSTSSMPSRSSLKSASSVSDRSAAALMRRQFSQSADTERSTTASMGAMTFENDTSYVSSILADGGTSTTEPPDTRPEPETGNEHSAPATRPKSSLARPKSSRTPPPHPDPVPAPETPDNQSHQVSEPPEPPSTAPPPASDASSVLADKIEEVKQAIQGIEDKINNVVCLKKADSADAAQQAAARPRTPKLEPTLSLEVLLKTADPPTDNADNFELSPSQTDPDRKDYTKELNIDIPSEEKLQNTPPPKTDPPAPRLAVRSGIPRLHTMPSPKTMRKAQEATATTPKLLTPDEPRGRSRLRSRSATSTALKPPRSVYISPSSLSPAPHSGIEIMHNLLRSPSTSPHRTRRKSSGGKPIDALTLSDNNNNQLALELGPEGQNDKCISVNEDDIFDVFGKTIATQTSGDELPAVPTFVPFSRAPSWVTLKADGGAAEPQDTLDARNGNRGSPARDGPQDGDRLAVASPKGSAGKQRIVSSWEDLEIVDRLSLIQLKSTDWRLRSQGFCRLEEALKSSDNLAKVQPYLESLLRTLLSSERNHDVIDDRVRMLVNLVSRLPLENLEDRVGQIMTGLCRQGGAGSNTVAKALMQRLPTAAIVQRLLSDDFLHAKNSKFRENALQMVLFALMTFPSTYFDIKSLIGRATEAALDSKKRVRHAALDVLAVLGQISSPKLVLDVVCTSVGIRPEGNHLITAVKARLARKQLPFIGPDGSVEYALKVPSNRTNAVIMFGADVDWIEAGSGSASPTFDHRALTSGSRSKYPSFQIENSSSEETRPKPSFQVFDEIKQPIASSKVISSGWTSKIPVSYSDNLAQPPPSNAPRAMMYGNGKSSRSYPELLEAANDRKYGAGGGLRKPDFNQSAIPQFPQCQGKLVRHSTIAPSKLPEMDHQRMGVKIGKPSNPYEVRTPRMRAKLYSRNSDGFMSDTIASVNKQVHTDIRPSTDPVVEHEGLRQLKCGMRFYNPNLVGSGTNRQQITAHEQDTVEQRSNCRSYVHGGGRHSRGNSANDGRATPHRTRFLEEDPHQPTVAAGGGAGINQESYTIRRDEEYDSEQDEKSSNDSTSTRIISNSVFNFGSGHDRSRPPSSTRPPSGAGSLKSLSSGNLRGQQYAPEGRGSRASNLSYGTGGATIIKHHSTDNVSLRSGRCELDGISSNQVQYESDYDDDEDYDHDDQERRKAGIGGTPKRYPTPSPLPLRASCSTDNLPGDRDADKSADEDYEEEAFEEMTVAAPKSRAQSASMGNLAPHMAVRDLGDADGGEMLAEPQPSRPAPVVSVVPRKILKKPFLERRSSKVAPVVKDVVSSVKAKNKLNEVLFEKTLRRFDKPRDALANCLTHLESPNWEQNISGLQFFVRLIRHHPEVIDTQIHLLSVALSKQVRNLRSQVARTACKASSEFFTTHRRCIEGEAEDIATHLLHRTADTNKFLRADATQALESMCENLSVARVVHIVAFKGATHQNAVVRTTAAKLLDKIVTQIGGEKVFGLPKETRDKLILTGAHLLLEGSLETRNYTKSMFKKLADHPHYSKVLLEVIPSRTYRNIEKALNSIRQMA, encoded by the exons atgttcTTTCGACGCGTGTTTTCGAAGAATGGCTCGAGTTCGTCGTCGAGTGCCGGTGaaggtgttggtggtggtgccggccaCGGAATGTCGGTAAGCGTCCCGACCGAGTCCCCGGCCCGCTACCGTCGGGCATTGAATGTGGAGAACAACCACCGGGTCCTGTCGGTCCTACAGCTGACGCCGCTCTGGGAGTACATCATCCGTAACAATGAGCTTCCGGTGGGACTCAACATGAACGAGCTGTTCCGGGAGTTTCTCGAGCGGCTGCATGATCCCGAGTTCCAGGTGCGCCAGCACGCCCTGCGCGTCCTGATCGACGTGATCATCGTGTTGCGCGACGAAACGGACGTGTACTTCGCTCCGCTCCTGCCACCGATCATCGACAATCTGGGTCACCCATCGCCGGCCGTCCGGAAGGGGGCGCTGGACGTGCTGAAGGTTTACATCGCGCAAACGAAGCTCCCGGAGACGGTCATGCTGGAGATCATGAACTACGGGATGGACCGGAATCCGAAGGACCCGCTCGCCAGCCGGTACATCGTCGGGGTGATGCTGGCCCTACCGTCGCTCATCCAGCCGGCCATACTGACGGCCAAGCGGACGTTCATCCTGCGCGCGGTCATCAACGCGCTCGGCGGCAAGATGGTGCAGATCACGTACCAGGAGATTGCGCTCAAGATCCTGCTCAAGATCAAGAacgcgatcggatcgcgcgAGTTCTACGAGTGCATCTCCGTGGCGTACCGGCGTGATTTTGATCTCCTGTGCAACGTGTACGGCCTGCCGAACCCACCCAAGAGTCCTCGGCGTGACGTCACGGCGGGAGTgccggacggtggtggccgagaACTGCTGGCCGCGGGTGGCAAAAGCTGGAAACCGCATCCGGTTCCACTGTCGCCGAAAGCGCAACGCTGGAAGAGCGGCAGCCAGGGAGACCTTCCACGGGCCACGGCATACgatccgccggtcggtggtggatcGAGGATGCACGCGGACTACGCCCTGACCAAAAGCCCCAGCGGACAGGCGCTACTGAGGCGTGTCAGCTTGGACAAGCTGGACGACTCGTCGAAGGTGATCCTGGAGACGGAGATCAAAATCAACAAGGAGTCGGTCACGATGCGCATCCTGGAGGCGGGCCGTGACGAAAGCGGGACGGGAGGCCACGGCATCAGCAACTCCAGCGAGGAGAGCGACGAAGACAACGTGGGCAGCAAGCGGTTCGGAGTGGTCCGAGTACTGACCGATAGCGAGCTCGAGGACAGTGTGACGGTGAAGTCGATCGCGGCCGCTGGAActccgtcgtcctcgtcgtacTATCAGCCAACCGACCCGCTCCTCCAGTCGGCCTCCACCGACACGGACTACGTAAGGCGGACGCCACGCCGGGTACGCTTCGGTGGGGAGATCGTGAAAATGCGAACCCCGGACAGTGACACGTTCGATCAGAGCGATCAAGATCCTTCGTCGATGGGTGGCTCACAATCGTCCACCAACAGCTCGAGCTTCCTCACCGCAAACCTACCCTCGGAGACGATCTCTTCTCCGGCAAGGTCAACGTCTTCGATGCCATCCCGTTCTTCCCTTAAATCCGCTTCGTCCGTTTCGGACCGTAGTGCCGCAGCCCTGATGCGAAGGCAGTTCTCTCAGTCGGCCGACACGGAACGGTCGACCACGGCCTCGATGGGTGCGATGACCTTCGAAAACGACACATCCTACGTGAGCTCCATACTGGCGGACGGTGGAACGTCCACCACAGAGCCTCCCGATacccgaccggaaccggaaacgggaaacgaGCATTCGGCACCAGCAACTCGACCCAAATCATCCCTGGCGCGGCCCAAGTCCTCAAGAACTCCGCCACCTCATCCGGACCCGGTTCCGGCCCCGGAAACGCCCGACAATCAGAGTCATCAGGTAAGCGAACCACCAGAACCACCGTCgacagcaccgccaccggcatccGACGCCAGCTCCGTGCTGGCTGATAAGATCGAGGAGGTCAAGCAGGCCATCCAGGGCATCGAGGATAAGATTAACAATGTGGTGTGCCTGAAAAAGGCGGACTCGGCCGATGCAGCCCAGCAGGCAGCGGCCAGGCCCAGGACTCCGAAGCTCGAGCCGACACTGTCCCTGGAAGTGTTGCTGAAAACGGCCGACCCACCGACGGACAACGCGGACAACTTCGAGCTCAGCCCCTCGCAGACGGACCCGGACCGTAAGGATTACACCAAGGAGCTCAACATTGACATCCCGAGCGAGGAGAAGCTTCAAAACACACCGCCACCCAAGACGGACCCACCGGCGCCGAGACTCGCCGTCCGATCCGGGATTCCCCGGCTACACACGATGCCGTCACCGAAAACGATGCGCAAAGCACAGgaagcgacggcgacgacgcccAAGCTGCTAACGCCCGACGAGCCACGGGGTCGCTCTCGACTGCGGAGCCGCTCGGCCACGTCCACGGCCCTCAAGCCGCCGCGCAGCGTCTACATCAGCCCGTCCTCGCTCAGCCCAGCGCCCCACAGTGGCATCGAGATTATGCACAACCTGCTCCGGAGCCCGTCCACCTCGCCCCACCGGACACGCCGGAAGAGCTCCGGCGGCAAGCCGATCGATGCGCTCACACTGAgtgataacaacaacaaccagctcGCCCTCGAACTTGGCCCCGAAGGCCAGAACGACAAGTGCATCAGCGTGAACGAGGATGACATTTTCGATGTCTTCGGCAAAACCATTGCGACGCAAACGTCCGGCGATGAGCTGCCGGCCGTGCCGACCTTCGTGCCCTTTAGCCGGGCCCCGTCCTGGGTGACATTGAAGGCGGACGGAGGAGCCGCGGAACCGCAGGACACGCTGGACGCCCGCAACGGAAACCGAGGAAGCCCGGCCAGGGATGGGCCGCAGGATGGTGACCGCCTCGCCGTTGCATCGCCAAAGGGTTCCGCCGGAAAGCAGCGGATCGTCAGCTCCTGGGAGGATCTGGAGATCGTCGACCGACTGTCGCTGATTCAGCTGAAAAGTACC GACTGGCGATTGCGGTCCCAAGGTTTCTGTCGGCTTGAGGAAGCTCTTAAATCTTCGGATAATCTAGCGAAAGTGCAACCATACCTGGAGTCGCTGCTTCGGACGCTGCTAtcatcggaacggaatcaTGATGTCATTGACGATAGGGTGCGAATGCTGGTCAACCTGGTGTCACGGTTACCGCTGGAGAACCTGGAGGATCGCGTGGGACAAATCATGACCGGCCTGTGCCGGCAGGGTGGCGCCGGTAGCAATACCGTGGCCAAAGCGCTGATGCAACGACTACCGACGGCCGCCATCGTGCAGCGGTTACTATCGGACGACTTCCTGCATGCCAAAAACTCCAAG tTCCGCGAAAATGCATTGCAAATGGTGCTGTTTGCTCTAATGACATTTCCCAGTACATACTTTGACATCAAAAGCCTCATCGGTCGGGCCACCGAAGCGGCGCTGGATAGTAAGAAGCGCGTTCGACAT GCTGCCTTGGATGTGTTGGCCGTGCTGGGACAAATTAGCTCACCTAAATTGGTCCTAGACGTTGTCTGCACCTCGGTCGGCATTCGCCCGGAAGGTAACCATCTGATCACGGCCGTCAAGGCACGGCTGGCCCGGAAACAGCTTCCCTTTATCGGCCCGGACGGTAGCGTAGAGTACGCCCTGAAGGTGCCGTCCAATCGGACGAACGCGGTCATCATGTTCGGTGCGGACGTGGACTGGATAGAGGCCGGCAGTGGGTCCGCTTCGCCGACCTTCGACCACCGGGCCCTTACGTCCGGTAGCAGGAGCAAGTATCCTAGCTTTCAAATCGAAAACAGTTCCTCGGAAGAAACTAGGCC GAAACCTAGCTTCCAAGTGTTTGATGAGATCAAGCAACCGATTGCGTCATCCAAGGTGATCAGTTCCGGGTGGACATCCAAAATACCGGTTTCATATTCG GATAATTTGGCGCAGCCACCACCGTCCAATG CTCCTCGTGCGATGATGTACGGTAACGGCAAATCTTCCCGCTCGTATCCGGAACTTCTCGAAGCAGCGAACGATCGAAAGTacggcgctggcggtggacTCCGAAAGCCGGACTTTAATCAATCCGCCATACCACAGTTTCCCCAGTGCCAGGGAAAACTGGTTCGACACTCGACCATCGCACCATCAAA ACTTCCCGAAATGGACCACCAAAGGATGGGTGTTAAAATCGGTAAACCCAGCAACCCCTACGAAGTGAGGACACCGCGAATGCGCGCCAAACTGTACTCTCGCAACAGTGACGGCTTCATGAGCGACACTATCG CTAGCGTTAATAAGCAAGTGCACACTGACATTCGTCCTTCGACCGATCCGGTGGTCGAACACGAAGGCTTACGGCAGTTAAAGTGCGGCATGCGGTTCTACAACCCCAATTTGGTGGGAAG CGGCACAAACAGACAACAAATCACGGCGCATGAGCAGGACACAGTCGAACAGCGTTCCAATTGTAGGTCGTACgtgcacggcggcggccgacacAGCCGAGGCAACAGTGCGAACGATGGAAGAGCGACGCCACACCGCACACGCTTCCTGGAGGAGGACCCCCACCAaccaacggtggcggccggtggtggcgcgggCATCAATCAGGAGAGCTACACCATTCGGCGGGACGAGGAGTACGACAGCGAGCAGGACGAGAAGTCGAGCAACGATTCGACCTCCACGAGGATCATTTCGAACAGTGTGTTTAACTTCGGTTCCGGCCACGATCGCAGTCGACCACCGTCCTCCACCAGACCAccgtccggtgccggttcACTGAAGTCGCTCAGTTCGGGAAATCTCAGGGGCCAGCAGTACGCGCCGGAAGGGCGCGGATCGCGTGCCAGTAACCTTTCGTACGGTACGGGTGGCGCCACGATCATCAAACACCATTCCACGGACAACGTTTCACTCAGATCGGGCCGCTGCGAACTGGACGGCATCAGCTCGAACCAGGTACAGTACGAGTCCGAttatgacgacgacgaggattaCGACCACGATGACCAGGAGCGTAGGAAGGCCGGCATCGGCGGCACTCCGAAGCGCTACCCAACGCCCAGCCCACTGCCTTTGCGGGCCTCCTGCTCCACCGACAATCTGCCGGGAGATCGCGACGCCGACAAGAGTGCGGACGAAGACTACGAAGAGGAAGCGTTTGAAGAAATGACCGTCGCCGCCCCCAAGAGCCGCGCTCAATCGGCCAGTATGGGAAACTTGGCCCCGCACATGGCGGTTCGTGACCTGGGGGATGCTGACGGGGGCGAAATGCTTGCGGAGCCACAACCAAGCAGACCCGCACCGGTTGTGTCGGTGGTGCCCAGGAAAATCCTTAAAAAACCGTTCCTCGAGCGTCGCAGCAGCAAGGTGGCACCGGTGGTCAAGGACGTGGTGTCGAGCGTGaaggcgaaaaacaaactgaacgAAGTGCTGTTCGAGAAAACCCTCCGTCGGTTCGATAAACCGAGGGACGCGCTGGCCAACTGCTTGACGCACCTGGAGAGCCCGAACTGGGAACAGAACATCAGCGGGTTGCAGTTCTTCGTCCGGCTCATCCGCCACCATCCGGAGGTGATCGACACCCAGATCCACCTGCTGTCGGTGGCACTGTCCAAGCAGGTGCGCAACCTGCGCTCGCAAGTGGCCCGCACCGCGTGCAAAGCCTCGTCCGAGTTCTTCACCACCCATCGGCGCTGCATCGAGGGCGAAGCGGAGGACATTGCCACCCATCTGCTGCACCGGACGGCGGACACGAACAAGTTCCTGCGGGCCGACGCCACCCAAGCGCTCGAGTCGATGTGCGAGAACCTGTCCGTGGCCAGAGTGGTGCACATCGTGGCGTTCAAGGGCGCCACGCACCAGAACGCGGTCGTGCGTACCACGGCGGCCAAGCTGCTCGATAAGATTGTGACGCAAATTGGGGGCGAAAAAGTGTTCGGGCTGCCGAAGGAAACCCGCGATAAGCTGATACTGACCGGGGCTCACCTGCTGCTGGAGGGGTCGCTCGAGACGCGGAACTACACGAAGAGCATGTTCAAGAAGCTCGCGGACCACCCGCACTACAGCAAAGTATTATTGGAGGTGATACCGTCGCGGACCTATAGGAACATAGAGAAAGCACTAAACAGCATCCGGCAAATGGCCTAG